Proteins encoded within one genomic window of Gigantopelta aegis isolate Gae_Host chromosome 2, Gae_host_genome, whole genome shotgun sequence:
- the LOC121387208 gene encoding uncharacterized protein DDB_G0271670-like: SNSSSSSSSSSSSSSSSSSSSSSSSSSSSSSNSSSSSSNSISSSNSSSSSSSSSSSSSSSSSSSSSSSSSSSSSSSSSSSSSSSSSSSSSSSSSSSSSSSSSSSSSSSSSSSSSSSNSSSSSSSSSSSSSSSNSSSSSSSSSNGSSSSSSSSSSSSSSSSNSSSSSSSSSSSSSSSNSSSSSSSSSNTSSSSNSSSSSSSSSSSSSSSSSSSSSNSISSSNSSSSSSSSSSSSSSSSSSTSSNSNSISSSNSISSSSSSSSSISSSNIISSSSSSSSSSSSSSSNSNSSSSSSSSSSISSSNIISSSSSSSSSSSSSSSNSNSSSSSSSNSNSSNSSSSSSSSSSSSSSSSSS; encoded by the coding sequence agtaatagtagtagtagtagcagtagtagtagtagtagtagtagtagtagtagtagcagtagtagtagtagtagtagtagcagtagtagtagtaatagtagtagtagtagtagtaatagtatcagcagtagtaatagtagtagtagtagcagtagtagtagtagtagtagtagtagtagtagtagcagtagtagtagtagtagtagtagcagtagtagtagtagtagtagtagtagtagtagtagtagtagtagtagtagtagtagtagcagcagcagcagcagcagcagcagcagcagcagcagcagtagtagtagtagtagtagtagtagcagcagtagtagtagtaatagtagtagtagtagtagcagcagtagtagtagtagtagtagtagtaatagtagtagtagcagcagtagtagtagtaatggtagtagtagtagtagcagcagtagtagtagtagtagtagtagtagtagtaatagtagtagtagtagtagtagtagcagcagcagcagtagcagtagtaatagtagtagtagtagtagtagtagtagcaacaccagtagtagtagtaatagtagtagtagcagtagtagtagtagtagtagtagtagtagtagcagcagcagcagtagtagtaatagtatcagtagtagcaacagcagtagcagcagcagtagtagtagtagtagtagtagtagtagtagtagtagcaccagtagtaatagtaatagtatcagcagtagtaatagtatcagtagtagtagtagtagtagtagtagtatcagcagtagtaatattatcagtagtagtagtagtagtagtagtagtagtagtagtagtagcagtaacagtaacagtagcagcagtagtagcagtagtagtagtatcagcagtagtaatattatcagtagtagtagtagtagtagtagtagtagtagtagtagtagcagtaacagtaacagtagcagcagtagtagcagtaatagtaatagtagtaatagtagtagtagcagcagtagtagcagtagcagcagcagcagcagcagtagtagt